ATTACTCATGATTTGTCTctattgtttatggtttttttCTCTGTGCTGCACATTGAGTCATTTCTATAGTACTTGGTATTTTTTAGAGTAGCTATTAttggattttgaaattttaattgatGTTATGTTTGATATAGATGAAAGGAAAGAAGAAAGTTTCAAGAGATCATTTGGCTCCACCGACTTAGCCACCGATACACccaatgaggccgaataagcAGTCTGTCAAACAGTACATTCCGCCTGCAAAGACACAATTATTGCTTGGACTTTCAGAGATTGTGAAGAATTGGTCTGCTAAGAAATCAAAGAGATGTTATATTAAACTAGAAGTGTTCGAATGAGAAGGCCAAGAGTGTTGGATCAGCGTAGACGAGGTGGAAGATGTGTGTGAGTTGCAGAAGATTGGAAATACTGTTATGTCTCTTTGGTGCAGGTATAATAGTTAATAACCAagttaatatctaaactaaaaattatatttacaactgtttattaataatcttttttaatttagttatttgCAAGAACACACACACTTAATCTTGGTGGGTTGAGGAATACATACGCATTTAATAACCTGCTTCAGTAGCAACTGAAGCTGGTAAACTCGAACAACATTCAGAGAATTTATATCAGCGATTGATGGGTATGCAACCTGAACAATAGTTGATATGTCTATGAAATTCAAAGTAAGtatgtttttatattaataaatgtaACAAACTAATGGATCGATTAGTGAGTTGACTGAATTAACATGTTTTATTCTGTTGTGACCACTGGATGACAATTATAATCCATGCCAATACTCAAACTGTTGCATATATCGACTTGACGAATGACTTCATCCCGACTGATATTATAAATTGTATCAAAAagtaagttataattttttaaatttagattatgTTACAAATCAATtcgttaattaatatattttttgtttagtgttgtGGACAAGTACAAGATCCGAAAAAATATACGAAACAAGGGTTCAGTAAAAATCAACCAGCACACGTGTCGACAGTAGCCGGATGGAGTACAATGTAGTTATTATGTTATGAAAATTATCCAGAATTTTATGACGGTTGTTAATCCTgcaagttttttaaaaaatcatgtAAACATGAATAACTCttcttcatttaatttttattttaattagacTTTTAATGTaatgattaatattttttatcttttgttttaCAGTTTAAGTCAGACGCTCCCTATAGTAATGAGGAGATTAATGCAGTACAGGATGAGTGGGCCGAATTTGTGAAGCCTTTGATTATAGATTAAGTACAAGGTTACTACTTTTGTTATAGTACATAGTTTTATGATTGTTGTTAACTTTTGCATATGTAATtagtttatatttagtttacgATATACATGGAATTTAAGTTTTAGGATCGATTCTATTAACAATTTATAGTATTATGTGATTAGTTAATAGAATCGATTActaattttatataagttttataaatattattttaacattttttgtattatgtatttactattatataaaattattctaaaatttgataataCAGGTGGGAAAAATTGCatgaaaatttgtaattttcccTTACCtatatttgtgcttcattttataaccgacgcaataggtaaaaaaaaaaatttagcaaTTGATATGGTATTTTTGAACCGACGTAATAAGTTGGTCGTGACGGTTTGAAAATGCCATTAATGACTTTGCGTCGTTTCGAAATCGacgcaaaaaataaaatagaagagTACATTTTTTGAGTCAGTTTTTAAATGTAGATAATTGTTTTTTgcgttattttaaaaataacgctaataaaaaaatatttgcgACTATAGTATATACGTCGGTTTTATTAACCGACATAAATTCTTTAAATGACACTTAAAAACTGACGAGAATTATACTTTGTAGTTGTGGATCAATAGTTCATAATCTCATTAAGACTTACAAATTCAATCTAAGTGATAACTCTCTATATTTCTATGATAAAGCCAAAACACAAGGAAAAGAATGAACATAACAACTCATAAAAGTCATACAATCAACTTAGATACTTTCGTTCTAAATTAAATCGCATCCAAAATAATCAAAGCATAATCAAATCTCCCACTTTTCAGAGTTTTGATttgaattcataaaaaataattatagatgGTCAATAAATAATTGCAAAGTTAAATCAAATTGCAtagaattaaaataagaaaagaagaagaaattaaaaaattgaattaattcaTAAAAGAAATTCAAGTAATTCTCATAACAATCTTATAAAAAGTGATTTAGTTCACAATTATCATCtcataatgaaaataaacatagcattcgaaagtaaaaaaaaaaaataagaagaaaaattcttgagaGTGAATTGGGATGCTTCGCATGTGTTTTTGGCCTCCCCCAAGTCGTCACCCTTCAAGTCTCCTTTTAAAATTTGCAACTAGgtttaaaagttttttttttcttgctaaaGTGAGGGAGGCCGCAACATGCTCTATTCCATGCCACGACTTGgcttttttttgagaaaattacatAGTTATTTGCGGCATAACCTCCTAAAGTGGTCAGGTGTTTGCAACTAGcccccaattctaaaattttggtggtaaaacctccTGAATTGATATTCTGTTAGCAATTATCCCTTTCCGTccatttttggctgttaaaTGCCATGTTGGAATGTCTACGTGTACACAATGTACACGtgtcacaattttattggtccacataaattattatttaaaaaaataaaaataattaaaaataatttgaaattgggaaaaaagaaaatttgaaataaataaaatttaaaacataattaatttttttttttgttgaaagaaaaacataatttaattaaaaactaaaaaaaaaaaccctaatattATCACACCACATGGCCCTCACGCATCTCCCACCCTCTCCCTGTTCATTATCGCACAGCAAAGCTACCCATCTGATTGTCTCCGTCCATCCACAGCCAACCCCAAACCACCATCcggtttctttctttctttatctCTCTGCGTTTAGCTCGGCCCAATGCCAGAGGATTGTCTCCGTCCATCCACAGCCAAAATAGAAGCCACGAATGGCATCCCTCTTCATCTGTCTCGATCTCTCCctcttctttttaattttttctttggtTCAGATTCTCAGATCTAATTTGCAGATCTCCATCGGCCGCCATTAATGGCTCCTCATCGTTCGCTCTCTTCAGTTTCTCGTCCCCTCTCTCTCACGTTCCTCTCGCCGTGACTGTGATGGGCCACATCCGACCAACGTCGGCTCAGTCATTGATGGCCTCGCCAAGTTCGAAATTCCCTGATCTCGCTACACCCCTTTTCTTCTCTCCGGTTCTCATCGCACCTTCCTTTATTCTGTCGCTCCTCTTTTTCTCGATGGGTATTAATGGCTCCAATGATAGatgtaggttttttttttttatttgtgatttgttatttatttattttttttttttttttgggtttgttTGTTTCATGGGATTTGGATATGAAATGTAGGTAGGTGTTTGTTTGTTTCTGTTGACATATGGGTTtatgtttgaattttttttaagtattttcatatctattttttttttttaaaaaaaaaacaaattaagacCTCTACTGATTGTGTTTATATGGTAGTGATGGTAATTCTGGTGGATGATTTTGATAATGGTGGGTAGTGGTAGTGATGGTGGTGGTGTTGGGAGATAAtggagaagaagatgatgaaagAGAGAGATGAAGAAGACGATAGAAGGTTCtgggaaaaaaaatagaaaatgtattaaataaaaataaaggtttttgtatttgatttttttttttaaaaaaataactttttaattaaaataattaattttttatttttttttaatatttatttacgtggaccaatacaATTATTCgggaaatttgaattattatgAATGTTTTAATACAAAATTGGTTTGGAGAACATGTAGTGtagataatttttaaaataggatcaattttcaaaaaactcCCAAAATAGCCTTGTCAAAATcccaatctctttctctctccacTCAAACTCTCTCACGATTCTCTTTCCTTCATGCCCGATCCCAGCCGCCTCTCACACTCCGACTTCGCCCGAACCCCAGCCACCTCACACAACCACCGCGCCGTCGCCCATTCGACTCCGACCGAGACCCACCCACTATCCGACCGTCATCACCGCCACATGGAGGAGGAGACCCACCCAGGATAACCGCACCATATCTAAGGTATTTTTTTAactcttttaaaattttagatctGAGAAACCATTGGGGAAGAAGGGGGCCCGACgggttgggtccgatgggtccgacgggtggggtccgatggtcccgatgcatgggtccgatggtccgatgggttggggtccgatggtcacgttgggttgggtccgatggtccgatggtccgattcGTGCGGTCCGATTAgaccgatggggtccgatggctACCATATTgggccaatcggacccatcggacccgaggggtttgtttgtttttttttttctgtcgtACGCGATGGAGATCGTCGGGTCGTAGGCGGTGGTGAGGGGGTGATGACGCGGTGGTTGTGTGAGGTGGCTGGGGTTCGGGCGAAGTCGGATTGTGTGAGGCGGCTGGGATCGGGCATGAATGAAAGAGGGACtgagagagagtttgagtggaagagagagaaagggatTGGGATTTTGACAAGGCTATTTTGGgagtttttaaaaattggtcctatttttaaaattacctACACTAAGTGTTCTCCAAaccaattttatattaaaacatgcataataattcaaatttcccaattATTCCATGTGTACACATTGTCCACGTAGGATAGTACAACATGGCACTGAACAGTTAAAAATGAACGGAAAGGGCTAATTGCTAACAGAATATCAATTTAggaggttttaccaccaaaattttagaattggagGTTAGTTGCAAATACTTGACCACTTAAGGAAGTTATGCCGCAAATAACTCAATTACATATACCTCTTTTAAATTAATGTCTTTGATTTTTATctcattttttaaaatctattatgTTTATCTCTTTTTTCAATTATTCTACTAGTTTTACCCTTATCATTTCACTGTAGTCTCTAATTTTCTCTAATAAAAATTTTGCCCCAACTTTCTTACAAACCTACACATCTATCTCCAAAAAATATAAATCTATTATGTTTGAAATTATATCTTAATTATGTGAGTGTGGGAGGATAATTTGGGTAcagtatttataaaaaaaaaatatatatttaaattaaattttatttaaaaataaatttaattaaagtatataaaaaaaaaagtatttttcaacttctcaatttttttatttcttttcattTCCTCTACATCTAATTTGATACATTATATTATTTCTCTcccaatatttgaaaaaaaaaaaaaaacagaaaatcaATGGCAAAAATAACAAAGTATAACCATTTGGCGAGGCAAAGAATCctatgattttttaaatttattttgctTTGTAAACTAAGCTAAGGaacaatttttctatttttctagaCTGTCCTTCTCGGGAGATTCACTCCCTCTCTCACgtattctttctttctctttacACTTTCTTCATCACacacataatataaatttacacataactacataatatatataatatatatatatatatataaataagtatAACGAAGTCACTGATCTTCAGTCATCCAAATTTTAAAGTACTATAGTAACTCCATAACAATCAATGGCTTTAAGTCCCATATCATTACTTGTCTTCAGACCTCTCATCCTCTGcttattaattattacaacCTCAGGTAATGTCTCTCccctttttattattaataattatatgtacatattccTTTATTCAAAAATGATCTTAATTTAATTTGGGTTTGTTTCTCTACGGAGACcaaactttaataaaaaaaaatgatcttAATTTTAATCATGCAATACTCGTTAATAAGTACTTAATTTATAACCAGGGCCAAAACCATCCGAAAGTAAGAGAATATTCACCATAGTAAATTACTGCAAGGAAGTAATATGGCCAGCAATGACAAACAGTAACAACTTCACCGGTGGAGGAATACCACCACTAAAACCAGGCCAATCAACAGTCTACACCGCCCCGCCGCAATGGAGCGGGCGAATTTGGGCCCGAACAGGCTGCAATTTCGACAAAGACGGCAACGGGAAATGCCAAACAGGCAGCTGCGGAACCCTGCTGAACTGCACAGGCCCAAGTACACCACCAGCCTCAATAGCCGAATTTAATCTAAACGAAACGATGGATTATTACGACGTGAGCCTTGTGGATGGCTTTAACTTGCCTATAGTTGTTAAGCCCAGCAACGGCACTGGGAATTGTAGCAGTGTCGGGTGCGAAGGCGATTTGAGGCAGAGCTGCCCGGCGGAGCTTAGGGATGAAGCCACGGGCAAAGTTGTTGCTTGCCGAAGCGCGTGTGACGTGTTCGAGAGGGACGAGTATTGTTGCCGTGGAATGTATAGTAATCCTGTGAGTTGTGTTGCTACGAATTATTCGAGGATTTTTAAGGAGTTTTGTCCCATGGCTTATAGCTTTGCCTATGATGATCCTACTAGTGTTGTTACTTGCTCTGGTGCCGATTATACTCTCACCTTTTGTGGATCAAGGTAATAAATATAGTGAATTAATACTACaataatttcattaataaaaattaaaaaataaaaatactacaaattttatgaggtaggattatatataaatgtaatttttgaGTAATAATAATGATTGTAATATGCAGGAACCAGACGTTCTGCTCATATCATGATAACAAGCTCGTTTGTAGTAGTGGATCAAAGAATCTTAAAGTACTTCTCtctcaaaatcaaaaaatgtactggggttttattttgacattattatcttattttatttttgtaaatgatcATTATTTCCGACCCTAGCTAGCAAAATTGACGTGTATAGTTAAGTAATCTGTCTTTTTTCTAAGTCTTTTCATAAAGTATATTTCTAATCGATCATTTTTTCAAGTTTCCTTATAAAATGTGTAATTTTCTGTGagaatatttgaatttaatgtctaattttttcttttttgacaatattaatacttaaattaaacttttagaTTTTCGTTGAATGTTAAGTATCATGTTATCATGTTAGACCATTTCTAATGAGAAACATAAAAtttgtgttaaatttaacataaatttaagttatatttagCCTACTATTTACAATTATACTCCAATCTACAAGATGTAAAATAAgtaaacaaataattaattatatattaatagtcATTTGCAGTGAGGAAGCTAGAAATTTGGCTTTGGGAGGGcttcaataaatattaaatcaaaactaataaaaataactgataaATGTATcctttcaaatttttattttcaacaaaataaaataaaatattgtcaatagtattattttattttttaataaagtgttatttttttattatttgtattgggCTACTTTTAAAATGGGCTTGATTAGAATGAGGGTAGGCTCATGAATCATGATTAAGATATTGAGTGAGGGCTTTTATGAATTGGGCTTTAATAAATTAAGTAaagtgaattaatatatgtatatatctacaTGTGAAAAATTTGATGTATATATTTGAGTGAGGGCTTAAGCCTACATGTAAGCTAAAGTCCCTCGGGTCATTTGATATTTTAATGAGAATATATAAAAactattgttttttattttttattgtttaaataatagtaatatagtaaataaaaaatgtaaagtttagtaaaagttaataaatcataataattagtggccttatagtaaataaaaaaatatcatttattgtGGACTAAATTTAGCACAATATCTTGTGTCAAATTTGACACAACTTTTAGCATGTGCCAAATTTAACACATTTTTTAGAACACCATTGGAGCAATAATTTTTGTTAAGTGTGTTAAATATAACTATACACTATTTTTTTAGCActccattggagatgctcttagaAACTAAGTATCGGTTCTTAATTAGTCTATAtcattaagtttttattttaattgtaattttgtcatacatatatataatctaaAACTAGATAATATTTTGTGCAAAGTACgatttttttggttttatattaggttacaataattaaataatgttacaAATATATAAGTTAAAATGAAAGGTTTTAGCACAATTTACATGTCGAAAGTATATTACGGCTATTATATATGATAAAATACTAACATCACTttatacttattattattttggcaCAAATCAATCCACTTTTTAATGGTAAAAAATCTCTTAacttttgattaaatttgttttaataatatcatgtcaaagaaaaatttattttaattaaattttaaataaataatattatttgaattaattaaaattaaataataaatttattaaagagCAAGTAAGAACTCAAAACTATATCTATTTGGTTATGTATAATAGAATCGAATTAAAATAATGGTTTTATATaattcatatcgtaaaaataaattcaaaaaaatatttaaataaaataatattaatatttacatatttataaaacaaACAATATTAATAACATCCGTTAAATTTAAcggaatattcttttatttttaaagtatattctgCTAAACCAACGAAAATGGTTAGATAGatactttttatatataaagtgttaaaaaaatttaacactcaTAAAATATGCAATAACAGGATTCAATTCCATAGCtaaatatattacatataattataagtgTATAACTAAAGATCTAAAAAATATCTTTGTTAATTCAAAGAGGAGAACTCAAATAGCAGAAGCGTACTTTAATCCTTAGATAGTGATGATCTTAATCCATCTTGTAGAGATGATCTTTATGGTGATTTTGAGTAATGATCTTCTAAGAAAACAAGACTTatagttttctaattttctctcttgatgggGAAAGATAAGAATAGAATTGCtcttgtttcttggggaccactaccaatatataacctcatagctaggttataattttaagtatttctaaTTTAGCCCCTCAATAAATTAGAAGTATCTCTTAAGGTATCTACTATCTACACATTTAGGGTATGACACTTTAATaatttaggggtgttcataaaatagtcgatccaatctaatctgcacgatccaatccgcaaagtgcGGATATTCGCACTTgtacggattggattggattggaaaattcaaaatccgcacttgtgcggattggatgttgattgacatgtaaaagtaaccgatccaatccaatccacacatatttataaaaaaattaaaaaattatttatacaaataacattttaatgtaaagaaaatagtaatttaaaagtctaatacatataatacaattatattgcaaaacttaatagataaaatgtatattctattcttatatattttttttctacatacaatttaaaataaaattaaatatttttatatatgtacaatttttttttcttttaaatttgttatttgttattttattaatttaatgtgttgttgtagacataaaataactataatttattttattttgttgctagttatgtgaaacaaaaaatatttttttataaatattaaataatttaatattaaaaagtaaccaatccaaagtaactgatccaatccgcagttttgcggattggattggattgaatttgagcaattgtgcggattggattggatccaaaaaataaaatccgcacttagtgcagattggatgttgtttgactaaAAAAGTAcgaattggatcggatgaacagccCTAAATACCTAATGACccacaattactaaaatgatcactttATTTTGGGGCAAACTTCAAATAGCAATACACTAATATACATATGAGCCTATACTGAGAATTTCAAtccaacataaaaatataatattttgatatgtatattataaataaaataatagtattGAAACTagaataatttgttattttcaaaatatagagAAAAGTAGCGATTTTGtgacaaatattaaaaatggtAGAATGAACAAAAGAATTGCATGTATTTGTATAAAaacataaatgaaaaaataacagtttttgaatttaataaattGTGCTTCACTTAAGGTGTTAACAAAATATGcaatccaattcaatctgctcgatccaatctaatctaatCTGTAAAAtacggatatccgcacttttgCAGATTAGATTGGATGAAAAATCTAAATCTACACTTGTATGTTGATTGACATATAAAAGTGATCGACTCAATCCAATCCATGCATATTtagatatatttaaaatatatatatatatttatatatatggaagaggtttcaatggttacatttttattgtaaccatcatggttacatttttttaagccattggattactattaaatggttgtgattaatttggaaattaaataaaaataaataataaataacttgtaacctgaaagtgacctaatcatttatttccttataaaactttaattaagattaattatattttaaattaaattaattataattattaattaattttttgtaatttattaatatataaggatcttttagcaatttctttttttatacttaaattatttaaaattttatagcaaaacttttcataatttaaaattatacacatataatttcataatttaaattttattatacttgtaatcttaattttaaattattacacttaattatttaatttttatttaaatatttaaaaagtaaaaaatgaaataagttgaaggattttttagaaaaaaaaaggctacacttgttatcgattgattagcttgaggcctcatacttagttcatataattgtaacaaaataattaaatatcatttaaaaaataattaattatttgaaaaattattataagaagataattttaatttgtgtcaaaagaagtttaatttttgtaaaaaaaataaattttattgtaaatattataattaaatggcttaattattaaaataattcaagtaaggatttaaatataaatattaattgctaaaagaggtcttattaaatatttaattaattattttaataaaatagttaattataattaaataattctaaaaaaggaatgtctactatttaattaattattttaagaaaatagttaattataattaattaaatctaaaaaaagaaagtctacctattagtaacctgctattacaggttaaagaaaaatgtaactatatggttacaataaaaatgtaaccattgaatagtatatatatatgcaactaatattttaatgtaaacaatagtaattaaaaaattctaatacataccatataaatatattttaaaatataatagatcaactttatattctattcttatttataaaaaatatatatatataatctaaaacaaaattaaactttttttatacgtacaattttttttatgtttttctttgaattttttatttttttgtttcatttattttaatttattgttgaaaacataaaataataacaatttattttattttgttgttagttatatgaattttttttaataaatattaaaaagtaaccaattcaAAATAACCAATCTAATCTGTACTTttacggattggattggattagatttgagTTACTACGTGGATTGTATTAGATCCAAAATATAGAATCTACACCTAGTGCGGATCAGATGcactatgagcaaaatagtgCAGATTGGATCGGATAAACACCCCTAGCTTGTATGatgatgtaattatttttaaaagactaTTTAGACTCCACTTTTTAATAGAAAGAAATGTTAGGATTTATAAAACActcaagaaaaatatatatcacagatctaaacatattcctaaaagtgctttaatataaaaaaccctaaatcataattCTATATAACCTTtgttaaattaaagaagaagaagatgataaaagaTGACCGAAAGTACTAACTTGAAGCCATTGCTGGAGATTGGAGAGAAGGTTTGATCTTCTAAGAATACATTGTCTTTCtaaagtattttctcttatggggaaggagagaatactAGTATTTCtgggggaccactacctatttatagactcatcttagaatgagttttgggtagttataatttggcccctcaacaaattataaattaacttacggtatctacacattattttcatgacaatttaataccaTTTTGATAcacataacataattggtcacatAATTTtatatcacactttataatagcatatacatatacatatgtaCCCACAATAGAATTTTAATTCAACAATCTCCCATTTGAACAACATATGTTACCTTATAAATGTATAAccttatgagctcaaaatttgCTATTATGTGAAGATATTCAcaacaatctcgtccatcaactatacccatataggatcaaagcgattttcatcatatcaatcatgactaaacccatcaatggtcacatatacaaatatagccaaatgacatagattaatcatggatgttttaataccctagaattatgagattggattagcaaaaccctaattagataattacgtattattgaaaaattatattattatataatttattatatgtgaatttatatgatttatgataTGTTAAGACCCCATTGATGAGTCAGGGGCATTTTAGTGATTTTGACGCGGGAAGGGTAAAATagtgaaattaatttattaaagtgCTTATGGGACTatgttattatatagtatgtctGTGTTGTCTTCAGGTGTGTTCTAACAGATTGGCGCGGTATTGTCAAagccgggtatttcgggccgaacgggGTTCGGGCCCAAAATGCAATTGGGatttaattattggtattttgaTTATTAGTGAgaataatatgaaattaattgggtttgaattgTGCATGAAATGTCATTTTTGCCCTTGTATGCTTAAGTGAAGGTTAtatggccctaggggcaaaatggtcttttgaccCTTTATTTCACATTTGATAAAAGATgggatttttgaaaaaatgaaaGGAAAATTCTGGTCTTATCTCCCCTTTACccgaaccctctctctctctctctccctctttggTATTCAATTTTTGATTTGGTGAAAACTAGCTTAATTTAAAGCTTGATTATTGGGAAATTGTGCTGAAAGCTTGGAGCTTGTTTGTGCAAGGAATTGAGGTAGTTTTTACTGATTTTTATTTGAGTTCTTGCTGATTTTTAGCTGTTGTAAAAGCATGTTAAAGTGATGAAGTTCTTGAATTGCATGTTAGGAGAATTGATGTTTAATCTTGATGATTTTGAGTATGAATTGCTTAATATTGTTGTGGTCTTCATTGTTGAGCTTTAGATGGAATGATTAGGGTGTTTTCTTATTAGAATTCAGGTCTTTATTTGATGTTTGTTGCTGAAAATAAATGGGGGTTTCATGAGTCGAAGCTCAAGTTCTTGACCTTGAGTTTTTGTTGGTTTAGGCATGATTttgattattgtgcaatctaAATTTTGAGAGTTTGTTGTTGATGTTTAATGCATGAAATTGTGTTTTGACTCTTTATTTAATGATTGAAAACCTATGTGATGGTTCTAAGTTTTGGCGTGGATTTGGATGTGTTTTGGGCGTAATTTTCGTAGC
This Cannabis sativa cultivar Pink pepper isolate KNU-18-1 chromosome 6, ASM2916894v1, whole genome shotgun sequence DNA region includes the following protein-coding sequences:
- the LOC115725616 gene encoding pathogenesis-related thaumatin-like protein 3.5; the protein is MALSPISLLVFRPLILCLLIITTSGPKPSESKRIFTIVNYCKEVIWPAMTNSNNFTGGGIPPLKPGQSTVYTAPPQWSGRIWARTGCNFDKDGNGKCQTGSCGTLLNCTGPSTPPASIAEFNLNETMDYYDVSLVDGFNLPIVVKPSNGTGNCSSVGCEGDLRQSCPAELRDEATGKVVACRSACDVFERDEYCCRGMYSNPVSCVATNYSRIFKEFCPMAYSFAYDDPTSVVTCSGADYTLTFCGSRNQTFCSYHDNKLVCSSGSKNLKVLLSQNQKMYWGFILTLLSYFIFVNDHYFRP